ACCTACAAGGCCGCCGTCACGGGTCTCGACCTCGGCGGCGGCAAGGCCGTCATCATCGGCGACCCCGCGACGCTGAAGACCGAGGCGCTGCTGCGGGCCTACGGCCGCTTCGTGCAGAGCCTGGGCGGCCGGTACCGCACCGCCTGCGACATCGGCACCTTCAGCGCGGACATGGACCACGTCGCCCGCGAGTGCGACTTCGTCACCGGGCGCACCGTCGCGCACGGCGGCGCCGGGGACAGCTCGGTGCTCACGGCGTACGGCGTCTTCCAGGGGATGCGCGCCGCGGCGGAGTCCGTGTGGGGCACCACCTCGCTCGCGGGCCGGACCGTCGGCGTTGCCGGCGTCGGCAAGGTCGGCGGGCACCTGGTCGGTCACCTGGTCGAGGACGGCGCCGACGTCGTCGTGACCGACGTGCACGGCCCGGCCGTGGACGCCGTGGTCGCCCGCTACCCCGGCGTCCGCTCGGTCGACTCGACCCAGGCGCTGGTCGGCGGCGCGCTGGACGTCTACGCACCCTGTGCCATGGGCGGCGCCATCACCGACGAGGTGGTCGACGCGCTGAGCGCGAAGGTCGTCTGCGGGGCCGCCAACAACCAGCTGGCGCACCCCGGGGTGGACAAGCACCTGATGGACGCCGGCATCACCTACGCCCCCGACTACGTGGTCAACGCCGGTGGGCTGATCCAGGTAGCCGACGAGCTCGACCCGCGCGGCTTCTCCTTCGAGCGCGCGCAGCAGCGCGCCACCGGCATCGTGGAGACCACGCGGAAGATCCTGGCGCTCGCCGAGAGCGAGCGGATCTCGCCGGCGGTCGCGGCGGACCGCATCGCCGAGGAGCGCATCCGCACCGTCGGACGACTGCGCGGGATCTGGAACGCCCCGCGCGCCTGATCACGGGGTCGCCGCACACGCGGCCGACATCGCCTCGAGTCGGCCCGTCCCCGAGGGGGTCGGGCCGACTCGAGAACGCGGTCAGCGCGTCAGGAGTCGCGAGGGGTCAATCGCGGCGGGGGTCGGCGTAGTCCGACCACTCGTCGTGATCGTCCTGAGCGACGTCATCGGAGGCATCGCCCCCGTGGAGCTCTCGCGCCAGCGCACCCAAGTCCGTCTCATGCGTCCGGTACTTGAGTTCGCGAGCGACCTTGGTCTGCTTGGCTTTTGCACGGCCGCGGCCCATAGGGTCCAGCCCCCTCGCACACTTGGCCGGGGCACTCAGGCTCCCGGGCTGTCTCTCGAATACTCGTGGCCCCAACGCTACCTGTTCGGTGGCTGTTCCCGCACACCCCTCCCCGGATTGGTGCGCGTGGTGTGCGTCGGGCGGCCACGAGGGGGGCAGTTTCAGGCGCGTGCGTCACCAGCCCGGGTGCTGACCCACCAGCTCGACGGCCCCGGGGCGGCCGGTGGCGTGGGAGACCCGACCGGCGGGCCAGGCGTGGATGCCGTAGCCGGCCAGCAGCGCGACGGCGGCGTCGACCTGGTCGGCGGGCAGCAGCGCGACCATGCCCACGCCGCAGTTGAGGGTCATCTCCAGGTCGGCCTGGGAGACGTCCCCGACGCGCCGCACCAGGTCGAAGACCGGGTCGGGGGTCCAGGTGCCGCGCTCGATGGTCGCGGAGAGCTCCTCGGGCATCACGCGCTCGAGGTTGGTCGCCAGGCCACCGCCGGTGACGTGGGACATCGCGTGCACGGTGGTGCTGCGCGCGAGGTCCAGACAGGCCTTGGCGTAGATGCGGGTCGGGGTCAGCAGGGTCCGGCCCAGCGGGCCGCCGAGCTCGTCGACGTGGCGGTCGAGGGCCCAGCCGGCGCCGGACTCCGAGAGCAGCACGTGGCGCACCAGCGAGTAGCCGTTGGAGTGCAGGCCCGAGGAGGCCATGGCCAGCACCACGTCGTCGGGGCGCACCCGCGCGGGACCGAGCAGGTCGTCGGCCTCCACCACGCCGGTGGTCGCGCCGGCGACGTCGTACTCGTCGGGGGCGAGCAGGCCGGGGTGCTCGGCGGTCTCGCCGCCCACCAGCGCGCAGCCGGCCTCGACGCACGCCTCGGCGATGCCCTTGACGATCGCGGCGATCCGCTCGGGCACGACCCGGCCGGTGGCGATGTAGTCGGTCATGAACAGCGGCTCGGCGCCGCAGACCACGAGGTCGTCGACGACCATGCCGACCAGGTCGTAGCCGATCGTGTCGTGGACGTCCATGGCCTGCGCGATGGCGACCTTGGTGCCCACCCCGTCGGTGGAGGTGGCCAGCAGCGGCCGCTTGTAGCGGGTGAGCGCACTGGCGTCGAAGAGCCCGGCGAAGCCACCCAGGCCGCCGATCATCTCGGGGCGCTTGGCCTTCTCGACCCAGACCTTCATCAGCTCGATGGCCTTGTCGGCCGCCTCGATGCTGACGCCGGCCTCGGCGTAGGCGTTGCCGGCGCTGGTGCTGTCGCTCACGGGACTCCTGTCGGGGATCAGGGGTTGTTGAGGACCGGGAGGGCCCGGCCCATCGTCGGCGAGCTCAACGTCGCCTCGAGCAGGTGCTTGCCGAGCAGTGACTCGTCGGGCAGCTCGACCGGGTACTCGCCGGTGAAGCAGGCGGTGCACAGCGCCGAGCGCTGCTGACCGGTCGACTCGATCATCCCCTCCAAGGAGATGTAGCCCAGGCTGTCGGCCCCCACGCTGGCGGCGATCTCGTCGACGTCGAGCCCGTTGGCGATCAGCTCGGCGCGGGTCGCGAAGTCGATGCCGTAGAAGCACGGCCACTTCACCGGCGGCGAGGAGATGCGTACGTGCACCTCGAGCGCCCCGGCCTCGCGGAGCATACGGATCTGCGCGCGCTGGGTGTTGCCGCGCACGATGGAGTCGTCGACCACGACGAGGCGCTTGCCGCGCACCATGTGCTCGAGCGCGTTGAGCTTGAGCCGCAGGCCGAGCTGGCGCAGGGTCTGGCTGGGCTGGATGAAGGTGCGGCCGACGTAGGCGTTCTTGACGAAGCCCTGGCCGAACGGGATGCCCGACTCCTCGGCGTACCCCGCGGCGGCCGGGGTGCCGGACTCGGGCACCGGCATCACCAGGTCGGCCTCGACCGGGAACTCCCGGGCCAGCTGACGACCCATCTCCACCCGGGCCTGGTGCACGCTGCGGGCGGCGATGGTGGCGTCGGGACGGGCGAGGTAGACGTACTCGAAGACGCAGCCCTTCGGCTCCGGCTCGGCGAAGTGGTGCGAGCGCAGGCCGTTCTCGTCGATGACCAGCATCTCGCCGGGCTCGACCTCCCGCACGACCGAGGCGCCGATGGTCTTCAGGGCGGCGTCCTCGGAGGCCACCACCCAGCCGCGGTCGAGGCGGCCGAGGACCAGCGGACGGATGCCCTGGGGGTCGCGGGCGGCGTAGAGGGTGTTCTCGTTCATCCACACGAAGCAGAAGGCGCCGCGCAGCATCGGCAGCACCTCCAGCGCTCGCTCCTCCAGCCCCATGTCGGGGTGGTGGGCCATGAGCGCGGTGACCAGGCTGGTGTCGTTGGTCGAGGTCTCGCCCGGGCGCTGGGCCAGGTCGAGCTCGCCCTCGGGGCCCGGCAGCGCGGCCACCGCCTCGCGCAGCTCGTGGGTGTTGATCAGGTTGCCGTTGTGGCCCAGCGCGATCGAGCCGTCCGGCGTGGGCCGGAAGGTCGGCTGGGCGTTGTGCCAGGTGCTGGCCCCGGTCGTGGAGTAGCGCGAGTGCCCGATCGCGAGATGGCCCTTGAGGGAGTCCAGCGTCGTCTCGTCGAAGACCTGCGAGACCAGGCCCATGTCCTTGTAGACCAGGATCTGACGCCCGTTGCTCACCGCGATCCCGGCCGACTCCTGACCCCGGTGCTGGAGTGCGTAGAGACCGAAGTAGGTCAGCTTGGCGACGTCCTCGCCGGGCGCCCAGACGCCGAAGACGCCACAGGCGTCCTGGGGTCCCTGGTCCTGGGGGTCCAGCGCGTCCGTCAGACGTCCGTCGCCGCCCCTGCGGGCACTGTGGCCACTGCTCTGGAAGGGCACGGGTGGGATTCTACGGGCCGTACGCCCCAGCCACCCACTCACGGGTCGGTCGGACCGGACCGGGTCGACCGGGGGGTGCGCGCCTGCCCGACCGGTCCGAACCGCGCCAAACCCCCTCCCGTATCGACATATTCTGCCTATCCTGCCGGAGCCGCCGCATCGCCCCCTTCCGGATCGGACCTCCGTCCGCGTGACAGAACCCGCCGTGCACAGCCCCGTGCCCCCTCCCCCGTCGGACGCACCACCGACGGGCACCTCGAGCACCCCCCTGTCGATCGCTGCACCGCCGTCGGACCGGACCCCCACCGCCGACCTGGTGCCCGACCTGTTCCGGCACGCCGACCTGCGCGCGACGCTGCGCTCGATCACCGACGGGGTGGCCAGCGCGGCCGGCTTCCGGCTCTCCGCGGTCAGCGTCTTCCGCAACAGCGACGAGCTGGAGTTCCTCGTCGTCAGCGGCGACGAGGACGCCCAGGCCGAGCTCGGTGGCGACGTCACCCCGCGCGAGATCGTGGACCAGTGGCTCGAGGAGTCCGAGCGATGGGGCGGACTGTGCTTCCTGCCGCACGAGAAGACGCTGCGCCTGGCCGACCACGTGTGGGTGGGCGAGGAGACCACGGTCGACCACCCGCACGCCTGGCAGCCCTACGACATGCTCTTCGCCCCGCTGCTGGACCGCGACGAGCAGCTGCAGGGGATCTTGTGGGTGGACCTGCCCCTCGACGGCCTGCGCCCGGGCCCGGACAAGCGGCGCAGCATCGAGATCTACGCCCGTCAGGCCAGCGAGGCGATCCTGGTCGCCATCGAGCGCAGCCGCCTGGCCGAGCAGGTGCGCCTCGCCGCCGCCGCGCGCCGCGTCGTACGCGATGCGACCGCGCAGCTGGACCTCGACCGTCTGCTCGAGGCCACCGTGGCGGCCGCGCGCGAGGGCTTCGGCGTCGACGACGCCCGCGTGCTGCTCGACAACGCCGAGGAGGTCGAGTCCCTCGACGAGCTGTCCGCCCTGGCCCGGTCCCTCGCACACGGCTGCTGGGCCCGGCAGCGCACGCTGGTGGTCTCCCCCCAGCGCACCGCGCCCGGCCTGCTCACCCCCGCCGAGCACGCCGCGCTGCTCGCGGGCCTGGAGGAGAAGGGCGACACCTCGCTCCTGCTGGTGCCCCTCGGGGCGGGCACCGAGTGCCTCGGCCGGATGCTGATGTTCCGCCACGACCGGGCCGACTGGTCCGACGAGGAGGCCGACGCGGCCCTCGACATGGGTCACGACCTGGGCCGCGCGGTCCTCAACGCACGCAGCTTCGCCCGGGAGCAGCACGCGGCCGCGTACACCCAGCAGCTGATCGCCACCATGGCCCACGAGCTGCAGAACCCGCTCGCGGCCGCCCGGGGCTACGCCTCGATCCTCGAGGACGTGCTCGACGAGCTCGGCGTCCAGGACGCGGACGCCCGCAGGAGCCTGCGGGGCCTGGAGCGGGCCAGCGGCCGCCTGGTCGACATCGTGACCGACCTGCTCGCGCTGGCCCGGGCGACCGAGGAGACCGACCCGACGCAGTGCCCGCCCGTGGACCTGGTCGGGCTCGTGGGCGACAGCGTGGAGATGGTCTCGGTGCAGGCCGCGCCGCGTGAGATCTCGGTGACCCTGGACGTCCCCGCCCACCCGCTGCCGGTGCGCGGTGAGCCCGGGGACCTGGAGCGGGTCGCCTCCAACCTGGTCGGCAACGCCGTGAAGTACTCCCCCGACGGTGCCGCCGTCCGGGTCACGCTCACCGAGGAGCCCGACGGTCCCGCGGGTCCCCACGTGGTGCTGGCGGTGGCCGACGACGGCATCGGCATCTCGGCCGCCGACCAGGAGCGCCTGTTCGAGGAGTTCTTCCGCAGCGAGGCGCCCGAGGCCGTCCAGCAGCCCGGCACCGGCCTGGGCCTGGCCATCGTCAAGCGGGTCGTCGACCGGCACCGCGGCACGATCACCGTCAGCTCGGCGCCGGGCGAGGGCAGCACCTTCACGGTGCGGCTCCCCCGCGCCGACGCCTGAGCAGCCGCCACCGGCCGCTCACATCCTGCGCGCGCCCTGCCGCACCGCCTCGCGGATGCGGGTGTAGGTGCCGCACCGGCAGATGTTGCGGATGCCGTCGAGGTCGGCCTCGGTGATGGTGCCGCCCTCGCGCTGCACCTTCCGCACCAGGGCGACCGCCGCCATGATCTGGCCCGGCTGGCAGTAGCCGCACTGCGGCACGTCCCGGTCGATCCAGGCCTCCTGCATCGGGTGCAGGTCGCCCTTCACGGTGTCCGCCAGGCCCTCGATGGTGGTGATCTCGTCGTCGGGCTCGAGGTCGCCCACCTTGACCGAGCACGGGTTGAACGCCTTGCCGTTGATGTGGGACGTGCACGCCTTGCACACGTTGATCCCGCAGCCGTACTTCGGGCCGGTGACGCCGAGCAGGTCCCGCAGGACCCACAGGACGCGCTCGTCGTTGGCGACCTTGACGGTCACCCGCTCGCCGTTGAGGACGAAGGTCTGCTTGGGCATCTGTCTTCTCCTCAGTAGGTGAACTTCAGGCCGTTGGTCGGCGACTTGGGCACAGGGGGGATGAAGGACTTGGGCTTGAACGAGATCGTGTCGTGGTTGATGGGGAACCGGGTCGGCACGCTGCCGGTCGCCCGGGCGTACGCGCAGGCCACCGCGGCCGCGGACGAGCCGACGGCCGCCTCGCCGGCACCACCGGGCTGGTCGACGTCGGGATCCATCACGATGACCTCCATCTCCGGAGGCACGTTCCACTGCCGGGTGTAGAAGTAGTTGTCCCAGCTGGCCTCCAGGAACCGACCGTCCTCGAGGTGGCAGCTGCTGGTCAGGGTCAGCGCGAGGCCGTCCATGAAGCCGCCCTGCATCTGGGCCTCGAGGCCGATCGGGTTGATGACCAGACCGGCGTCGACGGCGATGACCGCCTTGGTCACGCGCGGACCGGTGACCGCGTTGCGCACCTTGCGGTTGACCGTCCGCGGCCGGCAGTCGATCTCCACCAGCACGGCGGTGCAGCCCTTGTACTCCTTGTGCACGGCGATGCCCTGGGCGGTGCCCTTGGGCATCGACCGGCCCCAGTTCCCGCGCTTGGCCACCGCCTCGATCGCCGCGCGCACCCGGTCGTTGCGGCACAGCTCGAGCCTCAGCTCGAGGGGGTCCTTGCCCATCCGGCGAGCGATCTCGTCCATCGTCAGCTCCGCGGCCACGCAGACGTCGGGGCTGTAGATGTTGCGCATGCTGCCGGTGCTGAAGCGCTGGTCGGTCTCCATCAGCAGCTGGGTGATCGCCCCCAGGTTGTAGGGGAGCTCCTGGGTGAGGGTGAAGATCGTCTCCGCGAACCCGAGACCGCCGAGGTAGCGACCGACCTCGGTCGGCGCCTCGTCGATGGTGGAGGTGATGATCTCGCCGAGCCCATGGCTGAAGTCGGTGACGACGCTGGTGTGCCGCTGCTCGAAGGAGAGCACCTGACCGGCGAGCATCGTGGCCCGCACGCGCGAGGTGCACATCGGGTGCAGACGACCCTGCCGCGGCTCGTCGGCGCGGTGCCACATCAGCTTGACCGGCTTGCCCATCGCCTGGGAGATCTGCGCGGCCTCGATCGCGTGGTCGCTGAAGAGCTTGTGCCCGAAGGAGCCACCGCCGGTGACGACGTTGACCTTCACCTGGTCCTGGGTCATGCCCAGCTCCTGCGCGATGTTCTGCTGGGCCAGGATCGGCACCTTCAGGCCAGCCCAGATCTCGGCGCGGTCCTCGCGGACGTCGGCGATCGCGGCGTACGGCTCCAGGGCCGCACTGCTGCGGAACATGAACTCGAAGTCGAGGTCGACCTGCTCGGCCAGGATCGGCACCTGCGGGACCGCCATCGGCAGCTCGGCGGCGCGCAGCCCCGCGAGGATCGACTCGTCGTTCTCGCCCGCCAGGTCGCCGAGGTCCCACTCGACGTCCATCTTGCGGATGGCGTCGATGCACTGGCCGAAGGTCTTGGCCCGCACGGCGATGCCGGTGGGGATCTGCGCCACGTGGGTGACGCCCTTCATCTTCAGGATCTGCTTCTCGTTGCGCAGCCGGACCGGACGGCCGCGGTGCGTGGGCGGGCGGCAGACCATCGTGGGCTTGGCGCCCTTGACCTGCAGGTCGGTGGAGAAGTCCTTCTGCCCCGTGACCGCCGCCTTGGCGTCGGTGCGCTTGCGACCGGTGCCGATGACGCGGTACTCCTCGCGCGGGCGCAGCGTCACCCCCACCTGCTTGACCACCTGGCTGGCGGCGTCGGCCGCGAGCTCGCCGTAGGGGATGGCGTTGCCGGCGCCGTCGACGACGGCGCCGGAGATCGTGCTCAGCCGGTCGGCGTCGGTGCCCAGCCGCGCGGCTGCGGCCTCGAGCAGCTGCTGGCGGGCGATGGCCGCCGCGACCCGGATCGGGGTGAACGTCGAGACGGTCGTGTTGGAGCCGCCGGTGAGCTGGTTCATCAGCAGCTCGGGGCGCGCCGGCGCGAGGGTGACCTCGATCTTGCGCATCGGCAGGTCGAGCTCCTCGGCGAGGATCATCGCCGTCGAAGTGACGATGCCCTGACCGACCTCCATGCGCGGCAGCTCGAACGCGGCGGTGCCGTCCTCGCGGATGGTGACCGTGATCAGCTGGCTCGTGGCCAGCGCGGCGTCGGTCTGGAGGTCCTCGAGGTCGTAGATCTCCGGGATCTGCGGCAGCGAGGGGACGGCGCCGCGCGCGGGGACGCGCCCCAGCGTCAGGTCGGCGGCCGTGACGAGCGTGGCGCCGCCGAGGACGTACCCGACGAACCGTCGGCGGTCCAGGCCCGGCGGGCTGCTCGCGACCTCACCCGTCCCTCCCGGGCTGTCGACGTGGCCGGTCGTGCTGCGTGCGGTCGTGCTGGACTCGTGCATCCTTGCCCTTTCCCCATGCGGGCGGGGGCGGGTACCCCTGCCCGTGTCGCGAACCTAGGTCGAGGAGTGACCGTCGTCACTCCCCCGACCGGCATTCGGACAGGGTCGGCTTCCGGATTGGTCGAACCGGCGTATTGATACGCCGGCTCGGCGGGGACGGCGGGTCGAACCGGCGTATTGATACGCCGGCTCGGCGGGGACAGGAGTCCCCGGGGAGGGGTGGGCTACTCGGCGCCGAGCTTGGCGAGGAGGAGGGTCTCGGCGAGCACGACCCGCTCGAACTCCGCGAGGTGCAGGCCCTCGTTGGCGCCGTGGGCGCGGGTGTCGGGGTCCTCGACGCCGGTGACGAGCACGCTGGCCTGCGGGAAGGCGTCGAGGAACTCGGCGATGAACGGGATCGAGCCGCCGACGCCCATGTCGATCGGCTCGGTGCCGTCCCAGGCCTCGGTGAAGGCCGAGCGGGCGGCGTCGTACGCCGGACCGGTGGCATCGATCTGGGTCGCCTCGCCGGTGTCGACGACGGTGTGGGTGAGCGTGGCGCCCCACGGCGTGTGCGCCTCGAGGTGCTCGACGAGGCGGGCGACGGCGTTCTCGGCGGTGTCACCGGGGGCGATGCGCATCGAGATGCGGGCCCTGGCGGCCGGGACGAGGGTGTTGGAGGCGCCGGCGACCTTGGGGGCGTCGAGACCGGTGATCGAGAGGGCGGGCTTGGTCCACAGCCGCTCGACGGCCGAGCCGGAGCCGATCCAGTCGATGCCGGGGGCGGCGCCGGACTCGGCGCGCAGCCGGTCCTCGGGGTACTCCACGTCCGCGGCCGGGCCGGCGTGCAGGCCCTTGATCGCCACGTTGCCCTCGTCGTCGTGGAGGCTCGCGATCACCCGCGACAGCGCCATCAGCGAGTCCGGGACGAGCCCGCCCCACATGCCCGAGTGCACGGCGTGGGTCAGGGTGCGGACCTCGATGTCCATGCGGACCAGGCCGCGCAGGCTGGTGGTGAGGGCGGGGACGCCGATGTCCCAGTTGCCGGAGTCGGCGATGACGATGACGTCGGCGCGCAGCGACTCGTGGTGCTCGGCGAGCAGCGCCGGCAGCGTCTCCGAGCCGACCTCCTCCTCGCCCTCGATGAACATCACGACGTTGACGGGCAGGTCGTCGCCGAAGACGCGGACCGCGCCCAGGTGGGCGGCGATGCCGGCCTTGTCGTCGGCCGCACCACGGGCGTAGAGACGGTCGCCGCGCTCGGTGGGCTCGAAGGGCGGGGAGTCCCAGTCGGCGTGGTCGTTCTCGGGCTGGACGTCGTGGTGGGCGTAGAGCAGCACGGTCGGGGCACCCGCCGGCCCCGCCTTGTGGGCGATGACGGCCGGGGCACCGCCGTCGGCGCTGACGATCTCGGAGGTGAAGCCCTCGGCGTCGAAGAGCGCCTTCACGGCCTCGGCGCTGCGCTGAACCTCGCCCGCCCGCTCCGGGTCGGCGCTGACCGACTCGATGCGCACGAGGTCCTCGAGGTCGGACCGGATGCCGGGCAGGACGGACTGGACGCGGGCGCGGAGGTCGTCACTCATGCCGAGCACGGTAGTCGGCGGGCGGACCTACAGCAGTGGCAGGTGGGGCGTCAGGTCGGTCCGCTCCCCGGACGCGCTGACCCGGCCCTCGGCCACGGCGTCGGCCCAGGCCAGCTCACCGGCTGCCAGGGCGATCATCGTGCGCGCGTCGGTCTCCACCACCGCCGGCGGGGTGCCCCGGGTGTGGCGCACGCCGGGGATGCACTGCACGGCGGCGTACGGCGGGACGCGCACCTCCACCGAGTGCCCGGGCGCCCGCTGCTCCAGCACCGCCAGCACATGCTTGACGACCAGCTTGAGGTCGACGCGCTCGTCGCCACCGGCCCGGAGCCGGTCGAGGGCGTCGGCGAGCTCGGCGGGGTCGGCGAGGCGGAGGCGGGCGGGCACCTGGAGAGGGTACGGCGGACACGAGGCGCGCGCAGGGGCACGACCCGGTCGGTCAGAGCGCCTCGAGGATCGTCAACGTGGTCGCCCAGGCGTCCGAGGCGGGGTCGATGACCGTGAAGTGGTCGCCCTCGACCTCCACCAGGCGTGCAGTACCGCCGGCGGCCGTGGCGGCCTCCACGTAGGAGCGGGACTGGCTGAT
This genomic window from Nocardioides marinus contains:
- the purF gene encoding amidophosphoribosyltransferase, whose product is MPFQSSGHSARRGGDGRLTDALDPQDQGPQDACGVFGVWAPGEDVAKLTYFGLYALQHRGQESAGIAVSNGRQILVYKDMGLVSQVFDETTLDSLKGHLAIGHSRYSTTGASTWHNAQPTFRPTPDGSIALGHNGNLINTHELREAVAALPGPEGELDLAQRPGETSTNDTSLVTALMAHHPDMGLEERALEVLPMLRGAFCFVWMNENTLYAARDPQGIRPLVLGRLDRGWVVASEDAALKTIGASVVREVEPGEMLVIDENGLRSHHFAEPEPKGCVFEYVYLARPDATIAARSVHQARVEMGRQLAREFPVEADLVMPVPESGTPAAAGYAEESGIPFGQGFVKNAYVGRTFIQPSQTLRQLGLRLKLNALEHMVRGKRLVVVDDSIVRGNTQRAQIRMLREAGALEVHVRISSPPVKWPCFYGIDFATRAELIANGLDVDEIAASVGADSLGYISLEGMIESTGQQRSALCTACFTGEYPVELPDESLLGKHLLEATLSSPTMGRALPVLNNP
- a CDS encoding DUF3073 domain-containing protein, encoding MGRGRAKAKQTKVARELKYRTHETDLGALARELHGGDASDDVAQDDHDEWSDYADPRRD
- a CDS encoding dipeptidase, yielding MSDDLRARVQSVLPGIRSDLEDLVRIESVSADPERAGEVQRSAEAVKALFDAEGFTSEIVSADGGAPAVIAHKAGPAGAPTVLLYAHHDVQPENDHADWDSPPFEPTERGDRLYARGAADDKAGIAAHLGAVRVFGDDLPVNVVMFIEGEEEVGSETLPALLAEHHESLRADVIVIADSGNWDIGVPALTTSLRGLVRMDIEVRTLTHAVHSGMWGGLVPDSLMALSRVIASLHDDEGNVAIKGLHAGPAADVEYPEDRLRAESGAAPGIDWIGSGSAVERLWTKPALSITGLDAPKVAGASNTLVPAARARISMRIAPGDTAENAVARLVEHLEAHTPWGATLTHTVVDTGEATQIDATGPAYDAARSAFTEAWDGTEPIDMGVGGSIPFIAEFLDAFPQASVLVTGVEDPDTRAHGANEGLHLAEFERVVLAETLLLAKLGAE
- a CDS encoding (2Fe-2S)-binding protein, translated to MPKQTFVLNGERVTVKVANDERVLWVLRDLLGVTGPKYGCGINVCKACTSHINGKAFNPCSVKVGDLEPDDEITTIEGLADTVKGDLHPMQEAWIDRDVPQCGYCQPGQIMAAVALVRKVQREGGTITEADLDGIRNICRCGTYTRIREAVRQGARRM
- the purM gene encoding phosphoribosylformylglycinamidine cyclo-ligase translates to MSDSTSAGNAYAEAGVSIEAADKAIELMKVWVEKAKRPEMIGGLGGFAGLFDASALTRYKRPLLATSTDGVGTKVAIAQAMDVHDTIGYDLVGMVVDDLVVCGAEPLFMTDYIATGRVVPERIAAIVKGIAEACVEAGCALVGGETAEHPGLLAPDEYDVAGATTGVVEADDLLGPARVRPDDVVLAMASSGLHSNGYSLVRHVLLSESGAGWALDRHVDELGGPLGRTLLTPTRIYAKACLDLARSTTVHAMSHVTGGGLATNLERVMPEELSATIERGTWTPDPVFDLVRRVGDVSQADLEMTLNCGVGMVALLPADQVDAAVALLAGYGIHAWPAGRVSHATGRPGAVELVGQHPGW
- a CDS encoding molybdopterin cofactor-binding domain-containing protein yields the protein MHESSTTARSTTGHVDSPGGTGEVASSPPGLDRRRFVGYVLGGATLVTAADLTLGRVPARGAVPSLPQIPEIYDLEDLQTDAALATSQLITVTIREDGTAAFELPRMEVGQGIVTSTAMILAEELDLPMRKIEVTLAPARPELLMNQLTGGSNTTVSTFTPIRVAAAIARQQLLEAAAARLGTDADRLSTISGAVVDGAGNAIPYGELAADAASQVVKQVGVTLRPREEYRVIGTGRKRTDAKAAVTGQKDFSTDLQVKGAKPTMVCRPPTHRGRPVRLRNEKQILKMKGVTHVAQIPTGIAVRAKTFGQCIDAIRKMDVEWDLGDLAGENDESILAGLRAAELPMAVPQVPILAEQVDLDFEFMFRSSAALEPYAAIADVREDRAEIWAGLKVPILAQQNIAQELGMTQDQVKVNVVTGGGSFGHKLFSDHAIEAAQISQAMGKPVKLMWHRADEPRQGRLHPMCTSRVRATMLAGQVLSFEQRHTSVVTDFSHGLGEIITSTIDEAPTEVGRYLGGLGFAETIFTLTQELPYNLGAITQLLMETDQRFSTGSMRNIYSPDVCVAAELTMDEIARRMGKDPLELRLELCRNDRVRAAIEAVAKRGNWGRSMPKGTAQGIAVHKEYKGCTAVLVEIDCRPRTVNRKVRNAVTGPRVTKAVIAVDAGLVINPIGLEAQMQGGFMDGLALTLTSSCHLEDGRFLEASWDNYFYTRQWNVPPEMEVIVMDPDVDQPGGAGEAAVGSSAAAVACAYARATGSVPTRFPINHDTISFKPKSFIPPVPKSPTNGLKFTY
- a CDS encoding sterol carrier family protein; the encoded protein is MPARLRLADPAELADALDRLRAGGDERVDLKLVVKHVLAVLEQRAPGHSVEVRVPPYAAVQCIPGVRHTRGTPPAVVETDARTMIALAAGELAWADAVAEGRVSASGERTDLTPHLPLL
- a CDS encoding ATP-binding protein; the encoded protein is MPDLFRHADLRATLRSITDGVASAAGFRLSAVSVFRNSDELEFLVVSGDEDAQAELGGDVTPREIVDQWLEESERWGGLCFLPHEKTLRLADHVWVGEETTVDHPHAWQPYDMLFAPLLDRDEQLQGILWVDLPLDGLRPGPDKRRSIEIYARQASEAILVAIERSRLAEQVRLAAAARRVVRDATAQLDLDRLLEATVAAAREGFGVDDARVLLDNAEEVESLDELSALARSLAHGCWARQRTLVVSPQRTAPGLLTPAEHAALLAGLEEKGDTSLLLVPLGAGTECLGRMLMFRHDRADWSDEEADAALDMGHDLGRAVLNARSFAREQHAAAYTQQLIATMAHELQNPLAAARGYASILEDVLDELGVQDADARRSLRGLERASGRLVDIVTDLLALARATEETDPTQCPPVDLVGLVGDSVEMVSVQAAPREISVTLDVPAHPLPVRGEPGDLERVASNLVGNAVKYSPDGAAVRVTLTEEPDGPAGPHVVLAVADDGIGISAADQERLFEEFFRSEAPEAVQQPGTGLGLAIVKRVVDRHRGTITVSSAPGEGSTFTVRLPRADA
- a CDS encoding Glu/Leu/Phe/Val family dehydrogenase — its product is MSTSPTTPAAPVTSVPAAAGDVFELAAEHEQVVFCTDEATGLRAIVAIHSTALGPALGGTRFYPYASTDAALRDVLDLSRGMTYKAAVTGLDLGGGKAVIIGDPATLKTEALLRAYGRFVQSLGGRYRTACDIGTFSADMDHVARECDFVTGRTVAHGGAGDSSVLTAYGVFQGMRAAAESVWGTTSLAGRTVGVAGVGKVGGHLVGHLVEDGADVVVTDVHGPAVDAVVARYPGVRSVDSTQALVGGALDVYAPCAMGGAITDEVVDALSAKVVCGAANNQLAHPGVDKHLMDAGITYAPDYVVNAGGLIQVADELDPRGFSFERAQQRATGIVETTRKILALAESERISPAVAADRIAEERIRTVGRLRGIWNAPRA